A stretch of the Nerophis ophidion isolate RoL-2023_Sa linkage group LG27, RoL_Noph_v1.0, whole genome shotgun sequence genome encodes the following:
- the uxt gene encoding protein UXT, translated as MAPTATANVNMTTNGDVEQKVLQYEKFIDEVLKKDLQAVMEQRDSVYDQTAQYLQLKNTIRSLQETGSQRLKTDVDLGCNFYVQAEVEDSSKIFVLVGFGFFVEMDHAEALRFIDKKTSQLTAFTDQLTKDAAKIKANIRMVLEGLRELQGITDLPEHSRREVF; from the exons ATGGCGCCCACGGCTACTGCTAATGTCAACATGACCACGAATGGCGACGTGGAGCAGAAGGTGTTGCAGTATGAGAAGTTTATTGACGAAGTCTTGAAGAAGGATTTACA GGCGGTGATGGAGCAGCGAGACTCCGTTTATGATCAAACAGCTCAGTACCTGCAGCTCAAGAACACCATACGGAGTTTGcag GAGACAGGCTCTCAGCGCCTCAAGACAGACGTTGACCTGGGATGTAACTTCTACGTTCAGGCAGAAGT GGAGGACTCATCCAAGATCTTCGTGTTGGTGGGCTTTGGCTTTTTCGTGGAGATGGACCACGCGGAAGCTCTGCGCTTCATCGACAAGAAGACGAGTCAGCTCACAGC CTTCACGGATCAGCTGACCAAAGACGCTGCTAAAATCAAAGCAAACATCCGCATGGTGCTGGAG GGTCTGCGAGAACTTCAGGGCATTACAGATCTTCCAGAGCATAGCAGAAGAGAAGTCTTCTAG